One genomic region from Glaciimonas sp. PAMC28666 encodes:
- a CDS encoding heme-binding protein, with amino-acid sequence MKSKQVLTLDDLKKIANAAEAEAIANNWAVTISIVDDGGHLLWLQRLDGAAPISAHISPAKAKTAALGQRESKVYEDMINNGRFSFITAPNLDGLLEGGVPIIINGEYLGAVGVSGVKSSEDVQIAKAGIAALSA; translated from the coding sequence ATGAAATCGAAACAAGTTTTAACACTCGACGATCTGAAGAAAATTGCGAATGCAGCAGAAGCTGAAGCGATAGCAAATAACTGGGCAGTGACGATTTCTATTGTCGACGATGGCGGTCATTTGTTGTGGTTGCAGCGTCTGGACGGTGCAGCACCGATTTCAGCGCACATTTCACCAGCCAAAGCTAAAACCGCTGCTTTAGGACAGCGTGAGTCTAAGGTTTATGAAGATATGATCAACAATGGTCGCTTTTCATTTATCACGGCACCTAATCTGGATGGGTTGCTAGAAGGCGGCGTTCCTATCATCATCAATGGTGAGTATCTGGGAGCGGTTGGTGTCTCGGGTGTTAAATCATCGGAAGATGTGCAGATCGCCAAGGCTGGAATTGCCGCGTTATCTGCCTAA
- the carA gene encoding glutamine-hydrolyzing carbamoyl-phosphate synthase small subunit, translated as MPPFFSGHAVPAVLALADGSIFQGFSIGAVGHTTGEVVFNTAMTGYQEILTDPSYSQQIVTLTYPHIGNTGVNPEDIESSRVHAAGLIIRDLPRLISNFRSSQTLESYLQDANVVAIAGIDTRKLTRILREKGAQSGAIVTMQSDIATTTAKALELARSFPGLAGMDLAKVVSTTKSYSWSETEWRLGRGYDQQITAKYHVVAFDYGVKFNILRMLAARGCKVTVLPAQATAAEALALNPDGIFLSNGPGDPEPCDYAISATKELIERGIPTFGICLGHQIMALASGAKTMKMKFGHHGANHPVQDLVTKQVMITSQNHGFAVDPETLPANCQVTHVSLFDGSLQGFARTDKPAFCFQGHPEASPGPNDVAPLFDRFVAMMEKNKNA; from the coding sequence TTGCCGCCATTTTTTTCTGGCCATGCTGTTCCGGCCGTCCTCGCGCTAGCAGATGGGTCAATTTTTCAAGGTTTTTCGATTGGAGCTGTTGGCCATACGACCGGTGAAGTGGTATTTAATACCGCTATGACCGGGTACCAGGAAATACTTACAGACCCTAGCTATAGTCAACAAATCGTTACACTGACTTATCCTCACATCGGAAATACCGGTGTTAATCCAGAGGACATTGAGTCATCCCGCGTGCACGCTGCGGGTTTGATCATCCGCGATTTGCCGCGTTTGATCTCAAACTTCCGTTCTTCCCAAACACTTGAATCTTACTTGCAAGATGCGAATGTTGTCGCGATTGCCGGCATAGACACGCGCAAATTGACCCGCATCCTGCGCGAAAAAGGTGCGCAAAGTGGCGCCATCGTCACCATGCAGTCAGATATCGCCACCACCACCGCGAAGGCGTTGGAGTTGGCGCGCAGTTTTCCTGGTCTGGCTGGTATGGATTTGGCTAAAGTGGTTTCCACCACTAAATCGTATAGCTGGAGTGAAACAGAATGGCGTCTCGGCCGAGGTTACGATCAGCAAATTACGGCTAAATATCATGTTGTCGCATTTGATTATGGTGTCAAATTCAACATCTTGCGTATGTTGGCTGCCCGGGGCTGCAAAGTAACGGTATTGCCTGCGCAGGCTACCGCCGCTGAAGCGTTAGCGCTTAATCCCGACGGGATATTTTTATCGAACGGTCCTGGTGATCCAGAGCCATGCGATTACGCCATTTCGGCGACGAAAGAATTGATAGAGCGCGGCATCCCTACCTTTGGAATCTGCCTGGGACACCAGATTATGGCATTGGCGTCCGGCGCGAAGACGATGAAAATGAAATTTGGACATCATGGCGCAAATCATCCTGTTCAGGACCTTGTGACCAAGCAGGTCATGATCACGTCGCAGAACCACGGTTTTGCAGTCGATCCGGAAACCTTGCCTGCAAATTGCCAGGTAACGCATGTTTCGTTATTCGATGGCTCGTTGCAAGGTTTTGCCCGCACTGATAAGCCAGCGTTTTGCTTTCAGGGGCATCCGGAAGCCTCGCCTGGACCGAATGACGTCGCCCCTTTGTTCGATCGCTTTGTGGCGATGATGGAGAAAAATAAAAATGCCTAA
- the greA gene encoding transcription elongation factor GreA, producing MSSVPLTKFGAELLKAELVRLKTKERPSVINAIAEARAHGDLSENADYDAAKERQGFIEGRIADLEGKLGAAQIIDPTTLDAEGRVVFAATVDLEDLETGDKVTYQIVGMDEADIKVSKVSITSPIARALIGKSAGDVVGVQAPSGIREYEILEVRYI from the coding sequence ATGAGCTCAGTACCTCTTACCAAGTTTGGCGCCGAATTGTTGAAAGCTGAACTGGTGCGCCTGAAAACAAAAGAACGTCCGTCCGTTATCAATGCGATTGCCGAGGCGCGGGCGCACGGTGATCTTTCTGAAAATGCCGATTACGACGCAGCGAAAGAGCGCCAGGGGTTTATCGAAGGTCGGATTGCCGATCTGGAAGGAAAGTTGGGCGCAGCGCAAATCATCGATCCAACCACGTTGGATGCGGAAGGCCGCGTGGTTTTTGCCGCAACCGTGGATCTTGAAGATCTGGAAACCGGAGACAAGGTAACCTATCAAATCGTTGGAATGGACGAGGCTGATATCAAAGTCTCAAAAGTCTCCATTACTTCACCAATTGCCCGTGCATTGATCGGGAAAAGCGCTGGGGACGTTGTCGGTGTCCAGGCTCCGTCAGGGATCCGCGAGTACGAGATTTTAGAAGTGCGTTATATCTAG
- a CDS encoding DUF4149 domain-containing protein, whose protein sequence is MIVVRARLLIATLWVGSLWTVGYVVAPTLFATLSDRVLAGTIAGSLFRIEAWIGVVCGLLLTLLFCFRTADDNAPLRKTLLRLTLAVLLCTLVGYFGIQPFMASLREAAAPGGVMSSAAKTQFGILHGVASAIYLIQSLLGVGLILKLRTLR, encoded by the coding sequence ATGATAGTAGTGCGCGCAAGATTATTAATCGCTACCCTATGGGTAGGAAGCTTATGGACGGTGGGATATGTCGTCGCGCCTACCTTGTTCGCAACGTTGTCGGACAGGGTTTTGGCAGGCACTATCGCCGGTAGTTTATTCAGAATTGAAGCTTGGATCGGCGTGGTCTGTGGGCTGTTACTGACGCTGTTATTCTGTTTTCGGACAGCTGACGACAACGCGCCATTACGGAAAACCTTATTACGGTTAACGTTGGCGGTGCTTCTCTGTACTTTGGTCGGTTATTTCGGAATTCAGCCGTTTATGGCATCGCTACGTGAAGCTGCTGCGCCTGGCGGTGTCATGAGTTCTGCTGCAAAAACGCAGTTCGGTATTTTGCATGGTGTCGCAAGCGCGATATATCTCATTCAAAGCTTGCTTGGCGTCGGCTTGATTTTGAAATTACGCACATTGCGTTAA
- a CDS encoding YhbY family RNA-binding protein produces the protein MLKLTPAERSELRAEAHALSPVVLISEEGLKPSLLKEIDNSLNSHGLIKVRVFGDDREARIAIYETICDKLGAAPVQHIGKLLIMYRPQKDAAKARTETRGRGMREVTIVKPSPSGTKRPSVTKVMVKGNERVTAGGNIKREKPRQKSRKKSALGQ, from the coding sequence ATGTTGAAACTCACACCCGCCGAGCGCAGCGAACTCCGCGCCGAAGCCCATGCACTAAGTCCAGTCGTCCTCATTAGTGAAGAAGGTTTGAAACCGTCACTATTAAAGGAAATTGATAACAGCCTGAATTCCCATGGCCTGATCAAGGTGCGTGTATTTGGCGACGATCGCGAAGCGCGGATTGCAATCTACGAAACTATTTGCGACAAACTCGGTGCCGCTCCGGTACAGCACATCGGTAAACTCCTGATAATGTATCGTCCGCAAAAAGATGCAGCGAAGGCACGTACCGAAACACGTGGAAGAGGCATGCGTGAAGTCACTATTGTTAAACCAAGCCCAAGTGGAACCAAACGCCCATCAGTGACCAAAGTGATGGTTAAAGGCAATGAGCGCGTAACCGCTGGCGGCAATATCAAACGCGAAAAACCACGTCAAAAAAGCCGCAAGAAATCTGCCCTTGGTCAATAA
- the carB gene encoding carbamoyl-phosphate synthase large subunit has translation MPKRTDIKSILIIGAGPIIIGQACEFDYSGAQACKALREEGYKVILVNSNPATIMTDPEMADVTYIEPITWQVVERIIAKEKPDAILPTMGGQTALNCALDLHHHGILTKYNVELIGASPEAIDKAEDRSKFKAAMTKIGLGSARSGVAHTMDEAWVVQKELGFPTIIRPSFTMGGTGGGIAYNAEEFEAICKRGLEASPTKELLIEESLIGWKEFEMEVVRDKADNCIIVCSIENLDPMGVHTGDSITVAPAQTLTDKEYQIMRNASLAVLREIGVDTGGSNVQFSINPADGRMIVIEMNPRVSRSSALASKATGFPIAKIAAKLAVGFTLDELRNEITGGATPASFEPSIDYVVTKIPRFAFEKFPAADDHLTTQMKSVGEVMAIGRTFQESFQKALRGLEVGVDGMNEKTQDREVIEEELGEPGPDRIWYVGDAFAQGFTLEEVHQLTHIDPWFLSQIKEIVDTELWLESTQTLEGLDRDTLYKLKQQGFADRRLAKLLKVTDTEVRAKRHAMNLRPVYKRVDTCAGEFSTDTAYMYSTYEEECESNPTDKKKIMVLGGGPNRIGQGIEFDYCCVHAALALRADGYETIMVNCNPETVSTDYDTSDRLYFESLTLEDVLEIVDKEKPYGVIVQYGGQTPLKLALDLEANGVPIVGTSPDMIDAAEDRERFQKLLHDLNLRQPPNRTARTEEDALRLAQEIGYPLVVRPSYVLGGRAMEIVHEQRDLERYMREAVKVSHDSPVLLDRFLNDAIEVDVDCLSDGERTFIGGVMEHIEQAGVHSGDSACSLPPYSLAQETIDELKRQTALMAKGLNVVGLMNVQFAIQQIDGKDVVFVLEVNPRASRTVPFVSKATGLQLAKIAARCMVGQSLDSQGIKDEVVPKYFSVKEAVFPFVKFPGVDTILGPEMKSTGEVMGVGKTFGEAFVKSQLGAGIKLPTSGQVFLSVKAGDKPRAVKVAKDLVAMGFSVVATKGTAAAIHAAGIPVKTVNKVVEGRPHVVDMIKNNEITLVINTVEEKRSAIVDSRAIRTSALQARATTYTTIAGAEAAVQGMRHLDELNVYDLQGLHKTLH, from the coding sequence ATGCCTAAGCGTACCGATATAAAAAGCATCCTGATTATAGGTGCTGGGCCGATCATTATCGGCCAGGCCTGCGAGTTCGACTATTCTGGCGCGCAAGCCTGCAAAGCGCTGCGTGAAGAGGGTTACAAAGTTATCCTGGTCAACAGCAATCCAGCGACCATCATGACTGACCCGGAAATGGCCGATGTTACTTACATCGAGCCGATTACCTGGCAAGTCGTTGAACGTATTATTGCAAAAGAAAAGCCTGATGCAATTTTGCCGACAATGGGCGGCCAGACCGCACTGAATTGCGCACTTGATTTGCATCATCATGGCATTCTGACTAAATACAACGTTGAACTGATTGGTGCTTCTCCGGAAGCCATCGACAAGGCCGAAGATCGCTCCAAATTCAAAGCCGCGATGACCAAAATTGGTCTGGGTTCAGCGCGCTCGGGTGTTGCGCACACGATGGATGAAGCTTGGGTTGTGCAAAAAGAACTCGGATTTCCAACCATCATTCGTCCATCGTTCACGATGGGCGGCACTGGCGGTGGTATCGCATATAACGCGGAAGAGTTCGAAGCGATTTGCAAGCGTGGTCTGGAAGCATCGCCGACCAAAGAATTGTTGATTGAAGAGTCGTTGATTGGCTGGAAAGAATTTGAGATGGAAGTTGTGCGCGATAAGGCGGATAACTGCATCATCGTTTGTTCAATTGAAAATCTGGACCCGATGGGCGTGCACACCGGTGATTCTATTACGGTGGCGCCAGCGCAGACGCTGACGGACAAAGAATATCAAATCATGCGGAATGCCTCGCTGGCTGTATTGCGCGAGATCGGCGTTGATACGGGTGGCTCCAATGTTCAGTTCTCCATTAATCCTGCTGACGGCCGGATGATTGTTATCGAGATGAACCCACGCGTGTCGCGTTCTTCGGCTTTAGCTTCAAAAGCAACCGGATTTCCGATTGCCAAGATCGCTGCGAAGCTGGCGGTTGGCTTTACGCTCGATGAATTGCGCAACGAAATCACAGGCGGTGCAACCCCAGCATCGTTCGAGCCATCGATTGATTACGTCGTTACCAAGATTCCGCGTTTTGCGTTCGAAAAATTCCCTGCCGCCGATGACCATCTGACGACGCAAATGAAATCGGTTGGCGAAGTGATGGCGATTGGCCGCACCTTCCAGGAATCGTTCCAAAAAGCATTGCGCGGACTTGAAGTCGGTGTTGATGGAATGAATGAAAAAACCCAGGACCGCGAAGTGATCGAAGAAGAGCTTGGCGAGCCGGGACCGGACCGTATCTGGTACGTCGGCGACGCATTTGCGCAAGGATTTACATTGGAAGAAGTGCATCAACTGACGCATATCGACCCGTGGTTCCTGTCGCAGATCAAAGAGATTGTCGACACCGAATTGTGGCTGGAAAGCACGCAAACGCTGGAAGGTCTTGATCGCGACACATTGTACAAACTGAAGCAACAAGGATTTGCCGATCGTCGTCTGGCGAAGCTGTTGAAAGTCACTGACACTGAAGTGCGTGCCAAACGTCATGCGATGAACTTGCGTCCAGTCTACAAGCGCGTCGATACTTGCGCGGGTGAATTTTCGACTGATACTGCATACATGTATTCGACCTACGAGGAAGAGTGCGAGTCCAATCCTACCGACAAAAAGAAAATTATGGTACTCGGTGGTGGTCCTAACCGTATCGGTCAAGGTATCGAGTTCGATTATTGTTGCGTACACGCAGCGCTAGCGTTGCGCGCCGATGGTTACGAAACCATCATGGTGAACTGCAATCCAGAAACTGTTTCGACCGATTATGACACTTCTGATCGTTTGTACTTTGAGTCGTTGACGCTGGAAGACGTGCTGGAAATCGTCGACAAAGAAAAGCCATACGGCGTGATCGTTCAGTACGGTGGTCAAACGCCGTTGAAACTGGCGCTTGATCTTGAGGCAAACGGCGTTCCGATTGTCGGCACTTCGCCAGACATGATCGATGCAGCCGAAGATCGCGAACGCTTTCAAAAGCTTCTGCATGATTTGAATCTGCGTCAACCGCCAAATCGCACTGCACGTACTGAAGAAGATGCACTGCGTCTGGCTCAGGAAATCGGTTATCCGCTGGTAGTTCGCCCATCCTACGTATTGGGCGGACGCGCCATGGAGATCGTTCATGAGCAGCGTGATCTTGAGCGTTACATGCGTGAGGCCGTGAAGGTTTCGCACGATTCGCCCGTATTGCTGGATCGTTTCCTGAACGATGCGATTGAAGTTGATGTCGATTGCCTGTCCGACGGTGAGCGCACATTTATCGGTGGCGTCATGGAACACATCGAACAAGCGGGCGTTCATTCGGGGGACTCCGCATGCTCGTTGCCGCCTTATTCATTGGCGCAGGAAACTATTGATGAACTGAAGCGTCAGACCGCACTGATGGCGAAAGGCTTGAACGTTGTGGGTTTGATGAACGTACAATTCGCGATTCAGCAGATTGATGGCAAGGATGTCGTATTCGTTCTTGAAGTTAATCCGCGCGCATCGCGCACCGTGCCGTTTGTTTCCAAGGCTACCGGTTTGCAATTGGCCAAGATCGCAGCGCGCTGTATGGTTGGTCAGTCTCTGGATAGTCAAGGAATCAAAGACGAGGTTGTACCGAAGTACTTCAGTGTCAAGGAAGCGGTATTCCCGTTTGTGAAATTCCCGGGCGTGGACACTATTCTCGGACCGGAAATGAAATCAACCGGCGAAGTAATGGGCGTCGGTAAAACGTTCGGCGAGGCTTTCGTTAAGTCACAACTCGGTGCTGGTATCAAGTTGCCAACTTCAGGACAGGTGTTCCTAAGTGTTAAAGCTGGAGATAAGCCCCGTGCTGTAAAGGTTGCGAAAGATTTGGTAGCAATGGGCTTTTCCGTCGTTGCCACTAAAGGTACAGCAGCCGCAATTCACGCGGCTGGTATCCCGGTGAAGACTGTCAACAAGGTCGTTGAAGGTCGTCCGCATGTTGTCGATATGATTAAGAACAATGAAATTACGTTGGTCATTAATACTGTCGAAGAAAAGCGCAGCGCCATCGTTGATTCACGGGCTATCCGTACATCGGCACTACAGGCACGTGCAACGACTTATACGACGATTGCAGGAGCCGAGGCAGCGGTGCAGGGTATGCGTCATCTGGACGAGTTGAATGTCTACGATTTACAAGGCCTGCATAAAACCTTACACTAA